CGCAGGACCTCATCTATCTCGCGGTGGCCGAATCGGGCTTTCAGCCCCAGGCGCTCAATTCGAGGTCAGGCGCTGGCGGCATGTGGCAGTTCATGCCGACCGGCGCCTACGGTCTGGCGCGCAACGGCTACTTCGACGAACGCTTCGATCCCGAAAAATCTTCGATCGCCTACGCGAAGTACATGAAGTCCCTCTATAACCAGTTCGGCGACTGGTATCTCGCAATGGCTGCCTACGACTGGGGTCCAGGCAACGTGCAGCGTGCCGTGCAGCGGACCGGCTATGCCGACTTCTGGGAGCTCTATCGCCGCAACGCGCTGCCCAGGGAGACCCGCGACTACGTTCCAAAGATCCTCGCCGCCGTCATCATGGCCAAGAACCCAGAGAAGTACGGCCTCGACAAGATGGTGCCCAACGAACCCGTCGTCTCCGATACCGTCTCGGTCGACTACGCAATTGATCTTCGCCTGGTGGCCGACCTCACTAGCTCCTCTCTCCCCGAGATCGTGGCCCTCAATCCCAGCCTCCTGCGCATGACCACGCCGGGCGACATGCCCTTCGATCTGCACATCCCCGTCGGCACGCGCGATGTCTTCACCGAGCGCCTCAAGGAGATTCCCGAGGACAAACGCAACACGTGGCGCTTTCACGTGGTCCGCTCCGGCGAGTCGCTTGACGGCATCGTCTCCTCGTTGCATGCCCGTCTCAGCGACGTCGTCACCGCCAACGGCCTCTCTCCGACGGACGACGTCGACGCCGGAGACGAGCTCGTCATCCCGGTGACCGTCGCCCAAAGCACGCGACCGCAGCGATACACCGTGCGTCGTGGCGATACGCTAATCACCGTCTCCGATCGATTCGGGGTCTCAGTCGAAGAGTTGCGGCGATGGAATCATCTCCCCTCAAGCAGCGTGAGGCCCGGTGCCTCCCTCGCAGTCGCCGAGCCGGTCAAGCTCGCGCCCGGGACGCATGTGCGCGGCAGAGGAGCTCGCAGGAGAAAGGGCGTTCGCACCGTTTCGGCCAGTGTTCATCAGGGTTCCGCGCATCCCTCCCGCGGTCGCACCAGCGCGAAGACAAGCGGAGCCTCAACCGCAACCAAGTCGACAGGCAAGAAAACTTCAGGTGCGGCGAAGCCTGGTTCCGTCACCAAAACGAAAAAGAAAGCTACACGATAAGCTACCTCGTGAAAAAGATTGCTTGCCTTCGGTAGCGCTTGGATGCATCCTGTTGCTAGAATCTCGTCCCGGGGAGTAAAGACGTTTTTTGTTGCATCGAAGCTGGTAAGACAACGCAGAGAGCGATAGAAGTAGAGAGCAGTGAGGGGATAACAACAATGATGTTCGATGACACCATCAAGCTTCACGCGACTGCAGCCGAGGACGATCATAACTTCGGCGAGGAACACGATGACGACCAGGACGATCTGAACCGCCGCTTCAGCGACGACGAAGAAGAGGAAGAGGTCACGATGACCTCGGACGATGATGAGGCTCAGCTCGACCCGGAAGACACCGACGACGATCCTCACGCCGAAGAGGCGAAGCTGTTCGCGCTGCCTCCCTCCCCGGTGCGCAGCTACGAGCCGCCAACCAGAGAGTCGGTGCCGCCGACAAAAGGCGCGTCCTCCGCAGGCACCGCAAAGCCCGCGGTGAAGAAGGCCGCACCAGCCAAAAAAGCCGCACCAGCCAAAAAGGCTGTAGCCGTGAAGAAGGCCATAGCAGTCAAGGCGCCGGCAAAGAAGGCTCCTGCGAAGAAAGCCGCCGCCAAAAAGGCCGCGAAGAAAGTCGTCGCCAAAAAAGCTGCGGCAAAGAAGTCCGCACCGAAAAAAGTTCTGGCGAAGAAGGCCGCTCCCAAGAAGGCCGCCGCCAAATCAAAATCTGCCGCGAAGAAGGTTAGTGCTCTGCGCGGCGGTAAGGTCGCCCCCAAAAAGGCGGCCGGCAACAAGAGCACTGCAAGCAGTAAAAAACTAAAGAAGAGAGGTACTACCTTGGCAACTAAGAAAGCAGCAAAGAAGGCACCAGCGAAGAAGGCAGCAGCAAAGAAGGCTCCTGCTAAGAAGGCAGCCAAGAAGGCTCCTGCTAAGAAGGCCGTAAAGAAGGCTGTAAAGAAGGCTGCTCCAAAAAAGAAGTAACTAACACCAAGGCAAGCAAATAGGCCCGGACTCCTCAATTGAGAGCCCGGGCCTTTTTGCGTCTGCTGATAAGTTCCTACTTCTTGGCGGCCGAAATCTCAGCCAGAACTTCCGTGCTGTGGACGTTTGGGTCGACCTTCTCCCAAACCTTCACCACCTTGCCGTCGGGCGAGATCAGAAACGTCTCGCGGTTGGCAAACTTCATCACGCCAAAGTTCTTCACCGGAACGCCATAGAGATCGACAACCTTGTGATTCGGATCAGCCAGCAGTTTGAAACCGAACGTATCCTTCGAGCACCACGTCTTGTGCCCCTCCACCGTATCCAGACTCACACCCAGAACCACCGCGTTCAGAGCGTCATACTTCGCAAGGTCGCGCTGAAAGTTATGTGCCTCAATCGTGCACCCGCTCGTCTGGTCCTTCGGGTAGAAGTAGAGCACCACCCACTTGCCCTTATAGTCCGCCAGACTCACCGGCTTGTCCTCCTGCGAGGGCAGGGTAAAGTTGGGCGCCACCGCTCCAGCCTGTATTGTGTCTGCGGCAGGCGCTGCATTCGCCCTGATGCCTACGCCGCACGCCGCTGCTACGCCGATGATTGCTGCGATCCAAACCGCTTTGCGCATGGTGATCCCCTTATGTCCTTCTCTTAGCTGTAGACGAATGGCCGTCGCATAACCCGCGCGCCGAATGTCCTGACGGCAATTCTACCCTTCCCCCACAGGCCTTTACAGGGCAATGACAAGATCTTTACTTCGCGACGATCGTAATCCCAGCCTCGTCCGCTGCGCTGAAGATCGCCGCCGGGTCGAACATCAGCGTTCTCTCCGCCTCAATCGCCAGGCAGGTGGCGCCCGCAGCCTTCATGGTCTCAATCGTCGCAACGCCAATCACAGGCACATCAAAACGCATATCCTGATTGGGTTTGGCGACCTTCACCACCGTAAGCCTGCGCCGAAGCGTCGTCTCGCCTCCCGGTTCAAACGTCCGAAAGATCTCCCCGGCACGTGCAATCGTAGCATCGGTCCCTTCCATCGCCTCCACGGCCACGCAGGCCTGCGCCGCAATCACCACCGTCTGGCCAAGATCGTAACCCGCAATCGCCTGCGCCACCCCACGCCCATAGTCGATGTCCTTCTCTTCGTTCTCATCAGGAGCCCGCCGCGTAAGCACCCCAGCCTTTGCCAGCAGCGGCTCCAGATACTGTGTCGAGGAGATCAACTCAATCCCCTCATCGCCCAGAACCTTCGCCACTGCACCCAGCAGCATATCGGTATTCCGCGTGCGCAGGTTCAGCAGTAACTTCGCCAGTCGCCAGTCCGGACGAATGCTCGAGAAGATCTGCTTATGCTTCACCTGTCCGGCCATCACGGCCCGTGTCACGCCCTCTGCGCGAAAGGTCTCGATCAGCCGGGAGAGTTCGCCGAGCGAAAGCCAGTGGACGCGAACTCCGTCATCGGCAGCCGCACGGTCGTTCATCTCAGGGTCGGTCTCCTCAGTAATCGCCGCAACCACAACCTGCAATCCATGCGCTCGCGCAGCATCCAGCAGAAGAAACGGAAAGCGCCCGTTCCCCGCAATCAACCCCAACTTCTCTGATGCACTCGATAGACTCATTTTTCCACGTCGAGACAAACTACTTGGCCGCCGCCGCAACTTCACGAGCGAGATAGATCGTCTTCCCACTCTGCGCGGACCGGCGTGCAGCATCCAGAATACGAACCACTGTAATGTTGGTGTCCAGCGAGTTCAGATCATGCTCCGGCTTCACCGTCCCGGCCAGAACCGCGGCAAGATAGTTCAACGAATCATTCTGCGGAGCCTGCAGCGGTGGCGCAGTCTCCACGTGTTCCGCCTTCTCCCCGGTCAATCGCGCGCGAAGCTTCGCACCAGGCGCAGCATCCTCATACACCGTATCCACATAGCCCGTCGCTCCGTAGATCTCCATATCCTTCCGTGCAAAAGGCCAGTTCCACGAGCCCTGAAGGATCGCCTGCGCATGCGGATAGGTCAGAACCACCGTGCTGTCATCATCGACGTTGGGATAGATCTTCGGCTTGATCTGCAGCGTAACCGCAGTCACCGAAATCGGAAGCTCCCCATGCAGAATCCACGTCGCAAGATCCACTCCATAGCAGCCAAAGTCGAACAGAGCACCCGCACCATTCTGCTTCGGATCCGTCAGCCAGGTCAAAAACTCCGGATCAACCCCAATCTCCTTCGGACCCTCGTGGCCGTCATGCACCACCAGCTTGCGCAGATCGCCAATCTTGCCCTCTTCCAGCATCTTCACCGCAGCAGTGTTCGAGTTGTACCAGGTCGTCTCATAGTTGGTCAGTACAGGAACGTTGTACCTCTCGGACAGAGCCTGAATCGCAAGCGCGTCCTCCACCGTAGTGGCCAGCGGCTTCTCCACCATCGCCGCAATATGAAGCGGCGCAGCCTCCTCAATCGCTGCTCGGTGCCCCGCAATCGACGTATAAACCAGAATCGCCTGCGGTTGCGTATGCTTCAACATCTCCGCTTCGGTCGCGAAGAACAGATCTCCCGACAGGTGAGTCTTCGCAATATACTTCTGGCGCAGCGCTGGATCAGGATCGGAGATGCCCACAAGCGTGATCTCAGGATGAGCCGCAAGCTTACCCAGGAAACCCTGCACGTGGCCATGAACCAGTCCAACAATAGCCACGCGCACAGGCGGTGCCGCTTGAGCCTCACCGGCTGTTGAAAGAGAGAGAGTCGCGGCGAGAAGGGAAGCAGCAACGACGAAACGATTCGCAAACGGCAAGATCATAGCGGACCAACTCCAATCGGATTCTGTGTGCTGAAGACTGCGAAACTCTTACTTGATAATCCCACGCTCGCTGTTAGCAATAAAGTCGGCGAGATACGCCACATGCTCCCCCGCGCCGCCGGAGGCGATCGTCTCGCGGATAGCCGCCAGGGCATCAGTGGTGTTGAGCTTCGAAGCAAGCAGCGTGCGATAAGCCACGCGTAGCTCCTTCAGCTGTTGCGGAGTAAATCCCCGCCGCTCCAAACCGACCTTGTTCAAACCGTAGGCGTGGTTGTTTCGTTCAATCGAAGTCAGCGAGTACGGAAGTACATTCTGCGTAATCGTCGTCCCACCCCCGATATAAGCGTACCTCCCGATCCGGCAGAACTGATGCACCGGACACAGCGCACCAACCACCGCATAGTCTTCCACCGTCACATGCCCCGCCAGCGTAGCCGAGTTCGCAAGAATACATCCATTGCCGATCTGCGAGTCATGCCCAATGTGCGTATACGCCATAATCAGGCACTCACTCCCGACCCTGGTAGTTCCACCGCCGCCCTGGGTCCCGCGCGAGATCGTTACATACTCCCGAATCGTGTTGCCATCGCCGATCTCCAACCGCGTCGGCTCGCCCGCATACTTTAAATCCTGCGGCGAGATTCCGAGGCACGCAAACGAAAAGACACGATTCCCGCGCCCCATCGTAAGATGCCCGTCGAGCACGACATGCGAAATCAGCTCACACTCCTCGCCCACCACAACATCAGGGCCAACCGTGCAGTAAGGACCAACCGTGCAGCTTGCAGGAATCTTCGCTCCCGCCGCAACGATCGCTGTCGGATGTATGCTCACTCCGCAGGAGCCTCCGGCGCCGCCTTCTTTACCACCCGCGGCACCACCTGACACATCACCGTAGCGTCGCACACCAGCTTGCCATCCACCGTGATGTTCCCCAGCATCTTCACCGCGCGGCTCCTCCACTGCTGCACCGTCACCTCGATGCGAAGCTGATCCCCCGGCAGCACCGGCCGCCGAAACCGCGCACTCTCAATCCCGGTAAATACCATCAGCTTCTGGTCGCGATCTGGAATCTCCGTCAGCAGCAGCGCCCCACCCGTCTGCGCGATAGCCTCCACCATCAGAACCCCGGGCATAATCGGGTAGTCCGGAAAGTGCCCCTGAAAGTGCGGCTCGTTGATCGTCACATTCTTGATCGCCACAATCCGCTGTTTCCGCTCCATCTCAATCACGCGGTCGATCAGCAAAAAAGGGTAGCGGTGCGGCAGCAGGGACATGATCTCGAGGATGTCCATCGTAGTGCGTGCCGCAATCTGTTCGTCGGCAATCTGATCCGTCGTAGTCTCACTCATGGCAAAGATGAGTATAAACGCCAGACCTATCATCGCGACCAACGGGAGCGCCAACCGAAGGGGTATATCCGTCACGAAGTGACCGCCGCCCGCGCAGGGCGCCCGTCCGGCAGGACTACCCCGCCGGCTGCAGCTGCGCCCCCGGAGTCGACCGCGAGATCGCCAGCTCCTCCGGCGTCATATCCACCGCAATATCCGCAAACAGCGGCGTACTCAGGTACCGCTCTCCCGTATCCGGCAGCATGCACAGCACAGTCGACCCCTTCGCCGCCTCCGCGCACACCTTCAGCGCCCCGGCAAAGGTCGCACCCGACGTAATCCCCACGAAGATCCCCTCCTTCAGCGCCAGCTCCCGGCTGCACTTGATCGCATCGGCGTTCGCAATCCGGATCACCTGGTCGATCCGGTGTTCATCAATCGCATCCTGCGTCAGGCTCGAGATAAAATCCGGGCTCCAACCCTGCTGTGGATGCGGAGTCCACGCCGGGTGGCTCCCCGAAGGTGTCCGATCCGCATTCCGCGGCTGTGCCTCCCCGCTCGAGATCATCGGTGCCACATCCGGCTCACACACCACAATCTTCGTCTCCGGCCGCTTCTCCGCCAGCACCCGAGCCACACCCTTCAGCGTCCCCCCCGTACCAAAACCCGTCACCCAGTAATCCAGCCGGTCGCCCTCAAAGTCCCTCAGAATCTCCTGCGCCGTCGTCCGCGAGTGCATCTCCGCATTCGCCTCATTCTCAAATTGCAGCGTCCTGAACCACCCATGCTTCTCCGCCAGCTCATTAGTCTTCTTGATCATCCCCACGGCCCGCTCTGCCGCCGGCGTCAGCACAATCTTCGCCCCCAGAAACCGCATCAGCTTCCGCCGCTCAATGCTGAACGTCTCCGCCATCACCACCACCAGCGGATACCCCTTCTGCGCGCACACCATCGCCAACCCAATGCCCGTGTTCCCGCTCGTAGCTTCAATCACCGTCTGCCCCGGCTTCAGCGTCCCACGGCGCTCCGCATCCTCAATCACACCCAGCGCCAGCCTGTCCTTCACTGACCCCAGCGGATTGAACGCCTCCACCTTCACATAAAGATCCACATCCGGCGGCGCAAGCTTGTTGATGCGAACCACCGGCGTATCTCCTACCGTCTCCAGAATATTTGCGAACTTCCGTTTCATATCGTCTCGCTCCTTCAGTCTGCACAGAGTCTACTCATGCCCGGTCGTCTTACTGCTTTTTCTTCAGCAACACATCCGGATTGAACATATCCGGAGCCGCATCCACGTCATACTCCACCTTCAGCAGAAACGTCTCGCTCGCCAGATCCCCATTGTGATATCTGCTGATCGTCACCGCCGTCGGAAGCCCCTGGATCGTGTGGTAGTCCGCATACTCCTCCGCGTCTTCGTCGTAGTCCTTGAAGGTCTCATTCCTCCACTCAAAGGTACGCCGCAACGGCAGATGCGTCGTTGCATCCAGGTACAGCGTCACCCCGTCGTTGTTCGCCGAAAGAATCGACACCTTGTCCGCCAACTGCCGCTCCACCATGCTCGTCCCCTCATACACCACCACCACCCCCGGAGCCTTCAGCCACGTATTCACCACCGCCTCCACCGAGTGCTCCTGCCGCCGGTAGAAATCCTCGACCTGATCCTTAGGCAGCTCAACCCGGCCCTTATACGTCACCTCGTACCCCTTGCCCGCCGTCCATATCTGCACAATATCGATCTTCTTACCTGGCAGAAGGATGCTCTTATCCGTAATAAATCCCACCCGCAGCGCCGCGAACCGGTCAGCCGTCGCAAACTGCCGCGTTGAAGTAAAGTCAATCACAATCCCCGTAGGCGTACCGTGAAAGAACCGCCCGATATGCCCAAGCTCCCGCATATTCCGTCGATGGAGCCACGCATCCCCCCCCAGCGCCTCCACCATCTCATCCAGCAGCTTGCGCCCACGCTGCTCTGGCGTCTGTCCCGCAGGCATCACTGGCGCAGCACTGGGAATCTCGCTGGCCTGCGACCACAGCGACTGAGTCGACGCCAGACCAAGGACGAGCACTATGCCGAAGTTCAGAATGCGTCTAATAATCTTCACGATCTCCTTGTCGTCATCCTGACCCTGAGCGAAGTCGAACGGGGAAGGATCCCCGTATTTCGTTGTTGTTTGTTCCTGCCTGTAACGCTCATCCGACCAGCACCGCGCCGCCATTCACATTGAAGATCTCGCCCGAGATAAACCCAGCGAACGGCGTACAAAGAAAAAGTACAGGAGCAGCAATCTCATCCACATGCGCCGGCCGCCCCAGCGGGATCAGAGACAGCAGCTTCTTCGAGACCACAGGGTCGCTCAGCACCCCAGCCGAAGCATCGGTCGCCACCCATCCCGGCGCAACGCAGTTGCAATAAATCCCCTCGCCGATCAGCTCCGTCGACAAGCTCTTCGTCAAGCTGATCAGCGCCCCCTTCGTAGCCGCATAGTCCACATGGAACGCCTCGCCCCGCTGCCCCGCGGTAGAGCTGATCAAAACAATATGCCCCCGCGCCGACCCAACCTGCGCCTGAGCCTTCGGCTGAATCTTCATCTGCGCCACCGCCGTCCGCACCACACCAAACACGCTATCCAGATTCGTCCCCATCGTCGAACGCCACTGCTCACTAGTCATCTCCGCGATCGGCGCATCATGAGCAGGCCACACCCCATGATTCAGAATCGCGCAGTCCACCCGCCCGAACGCTGCCACCGCAGCACGCACCAGCGCCGCGCCATCCTCCGGGGTAGACAAAGTCTGCTCCACCGCACGGCACA
The nucleotide sequence above comes from Tunturibacter empetritectus. Encoded proteins:
- a CDS encoding lytic transglycosylase domain-containing protein, which encodes MTFSDSVRTVALVVACAPLVLLAGCPQDQTASPGSASPATTAPTITQSSTATPSQSPQAATSTEQSVDNSARAFKVQQLINSAEAAYRSGVDNYRAGRLDAARINFDSAVDLMLTSGMDLKTDPQLADEFDHLLNAVNSLEMAALKQGNGFSPKIEEAPLDTAEDLTFPANPELTAKLKAELQTASDLPLVINDQVAGYIGYFANSPSFHAHMLASMERAGKYKTMIQRALTDQGVPQDLIYLAVAESGFQPQALNSRSGAGGMWQFMPTGAYGLARNGYFDERFDPEKSSIAYAKYMKSLYNQFGDWYLAMAAYDWGPGNVQRAVQRTGYADFWELYRRNALPRETRDYVPKILAAVIMAKNPEKYGLDKMVPNEPVVSDTVSVDYAIDLRLVADLTSSSLPEIVALNPSLLRMTTPGDMPFDLHIPVGTRDVFTERLKEIPEDKRNTWRFHVVRSGESLDGIVSSLHARLSDVVTANGLSPTDDVDAGDELVIPVTVAQSTRPQRYTVRRGDTLITVSDRFGVSVEELRRWNHLPSSSVRPGASLAVAEPVKLAPGTHVRGRGARRRKGVRTVSASVHQGSAHPSRGRTSAKTSGASTATKSTGKKTSGAAKPGSVTKTKKKATR
- the lpxA gene encoding acyl-ACP--UDP-N-acetylglucosamine O-acyltransferase; its protein translation is MSIHPTAIVAAGAKIPASCTVGPYCTVGPDVVVGEECELISHVVLDGHLTMGRGNRVFSFACLGISPQDLKYAGEPTRLEIGDGNTIREYVTISRGTQGGGGTTRVGSECLIMAYTHIGHDSQIGNGCILANSATLAGHVTVEDYAVVGALCPVHQFCRIGRYAYIGGGTTITQNVLPYSLTSIERNNHAYGLNKVGLERRGFTPQQLKELRVAYRTLLASKLNTTDALAAIRETIASGGAGEHVAYLADFIANSERGIIK
- a CDS encoding peroxiredoxin; translation: MRKAVWIAAIIGVAAACGVGIRANAAPAADTIQAGAVAPNFTLPSQEDKPVSLADYKGKWVVLYFYPKDQTSGCTIEAHNFQRDLAKYDALNAVVLGVSLDTVEGHKTWCSKDTFGFKLLADPNHKVVDLYGVPVKNFGVMKFANRETFLISPDGKVVKVWEKVDPNVHSTEVLAEISAAKK
- the fabZ gene encoding 3-hydroxyacyl-ACP dehydratase FabZ produces the protein MSETTTDQIADEQIAARTTMDILEIMSLLPHRYPFLLIDRVIEMERKQRIVAIKNVTINEPHFQGHFPDYPIMPGVLMVEAIAQTGGALLLTEIPDRDQKLMVFTGIESARFRRPVLPGDQLRIEVTVQQWRSRAVKMLGNITVDGKLVCDATVMCQVVPRVVKKAAPEAPAE
- the cysK gene encoding cysteine synthase A, which gives rise to MKRKFANILETVGDTPVVRINKLAPPDVDLYVKVEAFNPLGSVKDRLALGVIEDAERRGTLKPGQTVIEATSGNTGIGLAMVCAQKGYPLVVVMAETFSIERRKLMRFLGAKIVLTPAAERAVGMIKKTNELAEKHGWFRTLQFENEANAEMHSRTTAQEILRDFEGDRLDYWVTGFGTGGTLKGVARVLAEKRPETKIVVCEPDVAPMISSGEAQPRNADRTPSGSHPAWTPHPQQGWSPDFISSLTQDAIDEHRIDQVIRIANADAIKCSRELALKEGIFVGITSGATFAGALKVCAEAAKGSTVLCMLPDTGERYLSTPLFADIAVDMTPEELAISRSTPGAQLQPAG
- a CDS encoding Gfo/Idh/MocA family protein, with the protein product MILPFANRFVVAASLLAATLSLSTAGEAQAAPPVRVAIVGLVHGHVQGFLGKLAAHPEITLVGISDPDPALRQKYIAKTHLSGDLFFATEAEMLKHTQPQAILVYTSIAGHRAAIEEAAPLHIAAMVEKPLATTVEDALAIQALSERYNVPVLTNYETTWYNSNTAAVKMLEEGKIGDLRKLVVHDGHEGPKEIGVDPEFLTWLTDPKQNGAGALFDFGCYGVDLATWILHGELPISVTAVTLQIKPKIYPNVDDDSTVVLTYPHAQAILQGSWNWPFARKDMEIYGATGYVDTVYEDAAPGAKLRARLTGEKAEHVETAPPLQAPQNDSLNYLAAVLAGTVKPEHDLNSLDTNITVVRILDAARRSAQSGKTIYLAREVAAAAK
- a CDS encoding SDR family NAD(P)-dependent oxidoreductase, with product MLSSGGSGVTMSLAGRVALITGGSRGIGAATVRMFRQAGAKVVFNYRSATKEAEAIVAECGGAAVCRAVEQTLSTPEDGAALVRAAVAAFGRVDCAILNHGVWPAHDAPIAEMTSEQWRSTMGTNLDSVFGVVRTAVAQMKIQPKAQAQVGSARGHIVLISSTAGQRGEAFHVDYAATKGALISLTKSLSTELIGEGIYCNCVAPGWVATDASAGVLSDPVVSKKLLSLIPLGRPAHVDEIAAPVLFLCTPFAGFISGEIFNVNGGAVLVG
- a CDS encoding LpxI family protein → MSLSSASEKLGLIAGNGRFPFLLLDAARAHGLQVVVAAITEETDPEMNDRAAADDGVRVHWLSLGELSRLIETFRAEGVTRAVMAGQVKHKQIFSSIRPDWRLAKLLLNLRTRNTDMLLGAVAKVLGDEGIELISSTQYLEPLLAKAGVLTRRAPDENEEKDIDYGRGVAQAIAGYDLGQTVVIAAQACVAVEAMEGTDATIARAGEIFRTFEPGGETTLRRRLTVVKVAKPNQDMRFDVPVIGVATIETMKAAGATCLAIEAERTLMFDPAAIFSAADEAGITIVAK